From Oculatellaceae cyanobacterium:
GATTTTTGGCGGTAATATCATTCACTGCATGAGTTTATCGAAGGTGGGATTACCAGGGGAAAGAATTGGGATTGCTATCGGCGAAGAAAAATTTATTGGGGTGTTAGAGTCATTCCAGACGAATATGTGTATTCATTCGTCACGGTATGGACAAGCGATCGCAGCCCGTGCAATTGAAACTGGTATGCTGGCAGATATCGCTACATCAGTTATCCGTCCCTATTACCAGAAAAAGTTCACTGTTGTAGAAAGTACCTTAGATGAGGCAATGCCTAAAGATTTGCCTTGGTTTTTACATCGGGGTGAAGGCGCTATATTTGCGTGGATTTGGTTTAAAGATTTACCAATTACTGATTGGGAGTTATACCAAGAATTAAAGCAAGTTGGTGTAATTGTTGTTCCTGGTAGTTCTTTCTTCCCTGGTTTGCGTGAAGATTGGAAGCATAAGCAAGAGTGTATTCGAATTAGTTTAACCGCAACTGATGAGGAGATTGAAACCGGAATGCGGCGATTAGCAAAAGTAATTCAGGACGTTTACAAAGGTGGCAATTAGTTTTTGATAATTTTCGTTTACAAATTTTGTAAATAATTCCTACAAATATCTGAGTGTAGAGACATTGTTTGCAACGTCTCTACATAAACAGAAGTTTGATAGCTCTGTTTTAACCACCTTCAACGTACAATCTTTCAGTTGTCCCTGGATTGTATTTCAGGCGAATATGAGTGAATTTTTCAGCATCCCATTCTAAATTTCCTTTATTTGATAACTGGTAAACTCCAGTTTCATAACTTTCGGCAATTGCTAACATCATTGTTGCCAAACTGTTGAATGCTATGCTGATTCCGCAACCATCACCAGCAATATGAAATACAGGCGCAGTTTCGACTTCGGTTATATTCCCTTGTACAGCAAAAAACTCTCCCTCCAACTCGAATATAGGGAATAAATAGAGAGGTTCACCTGTCTGTTTTCGCTCTTCAATCAACACAGAATCGTTCCACCCAGCCTAGAGATGCAAAGCTGTATCCAAATCCAAGAAATAGTGGTAAACAAAAATATTAGCTTCTGAATTTGTTCCATTGCGCCATTGATATAATGCGTATACTTCTTTCGGCAATTTAAATGGTAAATCGCTAACTCTTTCCTCTATTTCTTTAAAAGATAAACCTGGCAGAAATTCGGCTGCGGATGAAAGAGAATTTTGTTGTAGCCAATCTAAAATTCGTTCTAATGAATCTATCATCACGGCTTTTTTCAGTTGTGTAAAATGTTAGGATGGAGAATTATCAACAAAAATAAAATTTCTAATGATTTGTTTAATTTTTGGTTTTTCTGGATTTTGTAATGTATAAGCTGTCCATGAATCTGAAAGTGATCCGCTTGTAATACTTGAAAGAGAATATTCAGATTATATTCTATCCCTAACCCTTGATAAATTCGATCAAATCTAATTTTTGGGGTATTATATTTTATATAAAGGAACTATATAGACGCAGAGAAGACAGATAGAGTAAAAGATAAAATTAGCATTTTTGTATAAATTATTGATATTTTTTCTGTGTTTCATCTGTGGTTAATTAGCTCAATGTGAAATAATTTAACATTGTTCCAATTATCACACTTATTGCATTTTTTTTTAGAACGCAGATGAAAGCAGATAAACGCAGATGGACGCAGATGATAGATGAAATTAATTGACTTTTGCAATAGCTCTACCAATTTCGCTAATGTTCACTTATTAACTTATTAACTGTGCAAGGTTTCTTAAATTTAAACAAACCAGCAGGTTTTACTTCCCATGACTGTGTGGCGCGGGTGCGTAAGTTACTGCGTCTGAAGCGTGTGGGACATGGAGGAACTTTAGATCCTGCTGTTACGGGTGTATTACCTATTGCTTTGGGTAAAGCTACGAGATTATTACAATATCTACAGCAAGATAAGGCTTATCGTGGAACAATTAAGTTAGGAATAACTACGACGACTGATGATTTAGCAGGGGAAATTATTTCTCAACAACCAGTTAATGATTTGAGTGTAGAAACTGTTACAGCGGCACTACGACAATTTCAAGGAATTATTCAGCAAATACCCCCTAATTACAGTGCTATTCAAGTACAAGGTAAACGATTATACGATTTAGCGCGGGCTGGAGAAAAAATTGATGTACCAGCGCGAACGGTGGAAGTATATCAGATAGAGGTTTTAGACTGGCGAGGTGGGGAGTTTCCAGAAATAGATGTGGCGATCGCTTGTGGATCTGGTACATATATAAGAGCGATCGCACGCGATCTAGGTATTGCTCTTAACACTGGTGGCGTACTCGCTTCCTTAATCCGCACCGCCAGTTGTGGATTTAATTTGGCTGATAGTATCTCTTTTGAACAATTAGAAGAACAGATTCAGCAAGATACATTTCAACCAATCTCACCAGCAACCGCTTTAACACATTTAACATCCGTAAATTTATCCGCAGCAGATGCTAAACGTTGGTGTCAAGGGCAAAAAATTTTAAATGCTCAATCTTCTATTTTAGACTTAGCAGAAAGCGTAGAACAACAGGGTAGAGAGCAATTATCAATTCCAGCGACAAAATCAACCAGTTTACTGCGGGTTTATGATGAAAGTCAGCAATTTTTAGGCATTGCTAATTTAACTGGTTCAGATCAAGGAAAAGTGTTAACACCGCAGATGGTTTTTGAGGCACTTTAGCGTAGATAATCTAAAGAGAGAAAATATTCAACTGTATTGGACAATCATGAGGTATTTTAAAGTACTGGTAGCGTTAGTGTTAGCATTCATCTTTCTGTTATCCCCTGAATCAGCTTTAGCGGCTAGGAAAGCTAAAGCCAAACTAGATCTTAGTGGGAAAGATTTTTCAGGTCAAATATTAATTTCTTCTGAATTTGTGGAAGCTAATTTAGATAACACTAACTTTAACAATGCTGATATCCGAGGCGTAGTTTTTAACGGTTCTTCTCTCAAAGGTAGTTCTCTACACAGTGCAGATTTTACTAATGGGTTAGCTTATGCTGCTGACTTTTCAAATGCAGATCTCAGTGATGCAGTTTTTACCGAAGCAATTTTGCTAAGTTCCAAATTTGATGAAGTAAATATTAACGGTACTGATTTCAGTGGTGTTGTATTGGATGGAACTAACGTTAAAA
This genomic window contains:
- a CDS encoding pentapeptide repeat-containing protein, with the translated sequence MRYFKVLVALVLAFIFLLSPESALAARKAKAKLDLSGKDFSGQILISSEFVEANLDNTNFNNADIRGVVFNGSSLKGSSLHSADFTNGLAYAADFSNADLSDAVFTEAILLSSKFDEVNINGTDFSGVVLDGTNVKKLCEVADGVNSKTGVATRASLGCK
- the truB gene encoding tRNA pseudouridine(55) synthase TruB, whose translation is MQGFLNLNKPAGFTSHDCVARVRKLLRLKRVGHGGTLDPAVTGVLPIALGKATRLLQYLQQDKAYRGTIKLGITTTTDDLAGEIISQQPVNDLSVETVTAALRQFQGIIQQIPPNYSAIQVQGKRLYDLARAGEKIDVPARTVEVYQIEVLDWRGGEFPEIDVAIACGSGTYIRAIARDLGIALNTGGVLASLIRTASCGFNLADSISFEQLEEQIQQDTFQPISPATALTHLTSVNLSAADAKRWCQGQKILNAQSSILDLAESVEQQGREQLSIPATKSTSLLRVYDESQQFLGIANLTGSDQGKVLTPQMVFEAL